A genomic segment from Myxococcota bacterium encodes:
- a CDS encoding type VI secretion protein IcmF/TssM N-terminal domain-containing protein: MPKAPAWLKAVAQPKVAIPLVCVLAVVLLGVAGYLLIGDWLVAVVVALFLTLAALLVAFWRTVFARERADRLGRGIDDRDGGDAPAPAAGTAEARVHEAVARAVDDIRSSRIGEAGAAELPWLLVVGEPGSGKSALLGASGLDLPAKFAHGRGRGPTATCEWWLANQAVAIDTAGRYLLGDDEEAAREWRALLRLVRRQRSSVPINGIVLAVSATSLLSRSAGELEQLALATRRRLNEIEDTLHVGAPVYVVVTKCDAIEGFVETAGHLPGARLAEALGFTNDERELAHPRETVARGLAPLVARFETLVPGLVAREPDAARRRRLYAFPQELAAVADAVTDFVAAAFAPSSYDEMPFLRGVYLTSARREGTTLSPQLQRLGHAWAQHDVAGSFGEGGLFTRDLFSDEIVLGDEALALPLDSTSPRGRRLLHALAATVFVLLAAWWGVSFTENLGALRELSRTARLAAAGSSNVELLDELRAAIAGAEGERTVLQTGGLGANLDAGLARARTTFLWAFGREFEAPAKARLRGGVRGADDGAFEALASLAQDVAWLHAGAVASADAPEPRIAAYAPVATSGRDAFDRCYAAFAGWIAPEERKERARSESELVSETARELLDIERFNGWAERTKLYPAVTYAALGVPAGEDAPAVSGPYTRRGWEGIVSTLVRAVDATGSSTERVAAFRRAYVTGYDERWRRFLHATPMPPRAEANVKGSGYVRLVDAIHENTAVALPRDGAPPAWIDVVAAVHRTEPADEEEAQAPWPGYLALLEQVGAEVASASENPALALDLARAMAQPGETSFRKALLAVRDLVPATGDAASAAKLRSILSMPVLDGASHVLASSLRGLEPAWRARIADRFDRGQLDTQGMLELYGRGGALAKFLDDDLGLFWGDQGAIPVIADRAVPFGADAAAWLDRAGTIVRMLETGARVPVVMEGIPATTTRGSVKVARRELRLTCSDPQPAFVYTEGGRRPHRFLWSPDCNALELRVVGLDANNDEVELRPRLRYAGPFAFPDFLNEARPVSRDRYRWRLDYPESGASIELEYVAQGAQTLRALQHRPPPSSLGSPPR, from the coding sequence ATGCCGAAGGCCCCGGCGTGGCTGAAGGCCGTCGCCCAGCCGAAGGTCGCGATCCCGCTCGTCTGCGTGCTCGCGGTCGTGCTGCTCGGCGTCGCCGGCTACCTGCTGATCGGCGACTGGCTCGTCGCCGTGGTCGTCGCGCTCTTCCTCACGCTCGCCGCGCTGCTCGTCGCGTTCTGGCGCACGGTCTTCGCGCGCGAGCGCGCGGACCGGCTCGGGCGCGGCATCGACGATCGCGACGGCGGCGACGCGCCGGCGCCCGCCGCGGGAACGGCCGAGGCGCGCGTCCACGAGGCGGTCGCGCGCGCGGTCGACGACATCCGCTCGTCGCGCATCGGCGAGGCGGGCGCGGCCGAGCTGCCGTGGCTGCTCGTCGTCGGCGAGCCCGGCAGCGGGAAGAGCGCGCTGCTCGGCGCCAGCGGCCTCGACCTCCCGGCCAAGTTCGCGCACGGGCGCGGCCGCGGCCCGACCGCGACGTGCGAGTGGTGGCTCGCGAACCAGGCCGTCGCGATCGACACGGCCGGCCGCTACCTGCTCGGCGACGACGAGGAAGCGGCGCGCGAGTGGCGCGCGCTGCTGCGCCTCGTGCGGCGGCAGCGCTCGTCCGTCCCCATCAACGGCATCGTGCTCGCCGTGTCGGCGACGTCGCTGCTCTCGCGCTCGGCCGGCGAGCTCGAGCAGCTCGCGCTCGCGACGCGGCGACGCCTGAACGAGATCGAGGACACGCTGCACGTCGGCGCGCCCGTGTACGTGGTCGTCACGAAGTGCGACGCGATCGAGGGCTTCGTCGAGACGGCGGGCCACCTGCCCGGCGCGCGGCTCGCCGAGGCGCTCGGCTTCACGAACGACGAGCGCGAGCTCGCGCACCCGCGCGAGACGGTCGCGCGCGGCCTCGCGCCGCTCGTCGCGCGCTTCGAGACGCTCGTGCCCGGGCTCGTCGCGCGCGAGCCCGACGCCGCGCGGCGCCGCCGCCTGTACGCCTTTCCGCAGGAGCTCGCGGCGGTCGCCGACGCCGTCACCGACTTCGTCGCCGCCGCGTTCGCGCCGTCGTCGTACGACGAGATGCCCTTCCTGCGCGGCGTCTACCTCACGAGCGCGCGCCGCGAGGGCACGACGCTCTCCCCGCAGCTGCAGCGGCTCGGCCACGCGTGGGCGCAGCACGACGTCGCCGGGAGCTTCGGCGAGGGCGGCCTGTTCACGCGCGACCTGTTCTCGGACGAGATCGTGCTCGGCGACGAGGCGCTCGCCCTGCCCCTCGACTCCACGAGCCCGCGCGGCCGCCGCCTCCTCCATGCGCTCGCCGCGACCGTGTTCGTGCTGCTCGCGGCCTGGTGGGGCGTGTCGTTCACCGAGAACCTCGGCGCGCTGCGCGAGCTCTCGCGCACGGCGCGGCTCGCGGCCGCCGGCTCCTCGAACGTCGAGCTGCTCGACGAGCTGCGCGCCGCGATCGCGGGCGCGGAGGGCGAGCGCACCGTGCTGCAGACGGGCGGGCTCGGCGCGAACCTCGACGCCGGTCTCGCGCGCGCGCGCACGACGTTCCTCTGGGCCTTCGGCCGCGAGTTCGAGGCGCCGGCGAAGGCGCGCCTTCGCGGCGGCGTGCGCGGCGCGGACGACGGCGCGTTCGAGGCGCTCGCGAGCCTCGCGCAGGACGTCGCGTGGCTGCACGCGGGCGCCGTCGCGAGCGCGGACGCGCCCGAGCCGCGCATCGCCGCCTACGCGCCGGTCGCGACGTCGGGCCGCGACGCCTTCGACCGATGTTATGCGGCGTTCGCCGGGTGGATCGCGCCCGAGGAGCGCAAGGAGCGCGCGCGCAGCGAGTCGGAGCTCGTCTCCGAGACCGCGCGCGAGCTGCTCGACATCGAGCGCTTCAACGGGTGGGCCGAGCGCACGAAGCTCTACCCCGCGGTGACGTACGCCGCGCTCGGCGTGCCCGCCGGCGAGGACGCGCCCGCCGTCAGCGGGCCGTACACGCGCCGCGGCTGGGAGGGCATCGTCTCGACGCTCGTCCGCGCCGTCGACGCGACGGGCTCCTCCACCGAGCGCGTCGCGGCGTTCCGGCGCGCCTACGTCACCGGCTACGACGAGCGCTGGCGCCGCTTCCTCCACGCGACGCCGATGCCGCCGCGCGCCGAGGCGAACGTGAAGGGCTCGGGCTACGTGCGCCTCGTCGACGCCATCCACGAGAACACGGCGGTGGCGCTGCCGCGCGACGGCGCGCCGCCCGCGTGGATCGACGTCGTCGCGGCCGTGCACCGCACGGAGCCGGCCGACGAGGAGGAAGCGCAGGCGCCCTGGCCCGGCTACCTCGCGCTGCTCGAGCAGGTCGGCGCCGAGGTCGCGAGCGCGTCGGAGAACCCGGCGCTCGCGCTCGACCTCGCGCGCGCGATGGCGCAGCCGGGCGAGACCTCCTTCCGCAAGGCGCTGCTCGCCGTGCGCGACCTCGTGCCCGCGACGGGCGACGCCGCATCGGCCGCGAAGCTGCGCTCCATCCTGTCGATGCCCGTGCTCGACGGCGCCTCGCACGTGCTCGCGTCGTCGCTGCGCGGCCTCGAGCCCGCCTGGCGCGCCCGCATCGCCGATCGCTTCGACCGCGGGCAGCTCGACACGCAGGGCATGCTCGAGCTGTACGGCCGCGGCGGCGCGCTCGCGAAGTTCCTCGACGACGACCTCGGCCTCTTCTGGGGCGATCAGGGCGCGATCCCCGTGATCGCCGATCGCGCAGTCCCCTTCGGCGCCGACGCCGCGGCCTGGCTCGACCGCGCCGGGACGATCGTGCGGATGCTCGAGACGGGCGCGCGCGTGCCAGTGGTGATGGAGGGCATCCCCGCGACGACGACGCGCGGAAGCGTCAAGGTCGCGCGGCGCGAGCTGCGGCTCACGTGCAGCGACCCGCAGCCGGCCTTCGTGTACACGGAGGGCGGGCGCCGCCCGCACCGCTTCCTGTGGTCGCCCGACTGCAATGCGCTCGAGCTGCGCGTCGTCGGCCTCGACGCGAACAACGACGAGGTCGAGCTGCGGCCGCGCCTGCGCTACGCAGGCCCCTTCGCGTTCCCCGACTTCCTGAACGAGGCGCGTCCGGTGTCGCGCGACCGCTACCGGTGGCGCCTCGACTACCCGGAGTCGGGCGCGTCGATCGAGCTCGAGTACGTGGCGCAGGGCGCGCAGACGCTCCGCGCCCTGCAGCACCGTCCGCCCCCCTCCTCACTAGGAAGCCCTCCGCGATGA
- a CDS encoding FHA domain-containing protein: protein MSAHGLPRALPALALAIVASAIARAADDGAFALRKVERLFLDDVVPAPDGARTVELYLRAETSIGEPVDDLRPVDIEIVDAGERIAADDLELRALGATTHGVACALAIDVSASIDADAFARARTGALDLLDDLGEFDRVAVVAFGDEVEDVASFDAPRADARAALEQLAQRAGPSGPAERKRLFDALEHALGAVRARRDLPRRSFLVVFSDGADVGSAATADVVAELAHGSAGDARTPIFAIGLGSGSAADLSALRHVAKRTQASFFQASSSVYLPDFFASVLRQMKQSYVVRYPADLDGAAHEVVVRVEGQSATRVASYPEVGGPWWPWAVGVALAGGGIGAFAWAKGSASQLRIESGPRKGERLPLRARTTRIGALADNDLVLESPAVSRYHARIYRRGRSLEIEDCASSNGTLVNGNRVKTATLRPGDRIRIADIELRVEA, encoded by the coding sequence ATGAGCGCGCACGGCCTCCCGCGCGCGCTTCCGGCGCTCGCGCTCGCGATCGTCGCGAGCGCCATCGCGCGCGCCGCCGACGACGGCGCGTTCGCGCTGCGCAAGGTCGAGCGCCTCTTCCTCGACGACGTCGTGCCCGCGCCGGACGGCGCGCGCACGGTCGAGCTCTACCTGCGCGCGGAGACGTCGATCGGCGAGCCGGTCGACGACCTGCGGCCCGTCGACATCGAGATCGTCGACGCGGGCGAGCGCATCGCGGCCGACGACCTCGAGCTGCGCGCGCTCGGAGCCACGACCCACGGCGTCGCCTGCGCGCTCGCGATCGACGTCAGCGCGTCGATCGACGCGGACGCGTTCGCGCGGGCGCGCACGGGGGCGCTCGACCTCCTCGACGACCTCGGCGAGTTCGACCGCGTCGCGGTCGTCGCCTTCGGCGACGAGGTCGAGGACGTCGCGAGCTTCGACGCGCCGCGCGCCGACGCGCGCGCGGCGCTCGAGCAGCTCGCGCAGCGCGCGGGCCCTTCGGGCCCGGCGGAGCGGAAGCGGCTCTTCGACGCGCTCGAGCACGCGCTCGGCGCCGTGCGCGCGCGCCGCGACCTGCCCCGCCGCAGCTTCCTCGTCGTGTTCTCGGACGGTGCCGACGTCGGCAGCGCGGCCACCGCCGACGTCGTCGCCGAGCTCGCCCACGGCTCCGCCGGCGACGCGCGCACGCCGATCTTCGCGATCGGCCTCGGCAGCGGCAGCGCGGCCGACCTCTCCGCCCTGCGCCACGTCGCGAAGCGCACGCAGGCGTCGTTCTTCCAGGCGTCGTCGAGCGTCTACCTGCCGGACTTCTTCGCGAGCGTGCTGCGCCAGATGAAGCAGAGCTACGTGGTGCGCTACCCGGCCGACCTCGACGGCGCGGCGCACGAGGTCGTGGTGCGCGTCGAGGGGCAGAGCGCGACGCGCGTCGCGTCGTATCCCGAAGTGGGCGGGCCGTGGTGGCCGTGGGCGGTCGGCGTCGCGCTGGCGGGCGGAGGCATCGGCGCGTTCGCGTGGGCGAAGGGCTCGGCGAGCCAGCTGCGGATCGAGAGCGGCCCGCGCAAGGGCGAGCGCCTCCCGCTGCGCGCGCGCACGACGCGCATCGGCGCGCTCGCGGACAACGACCTCGTGCTCGAGTCGCCCGCCGTGAGCCGCTACCACGCGCGCATCTACCGCCGCGGACGGTCGCTCGAGATCGAGGACTGCGCGTCGAGCAACGGAACGCTCGTGAACGGCAACCGCGTGAAGACGGCGACGCTGCGCCCGGGCGACCGTATCCGCATCGCGGACATCGAGCTGCGGGTGGAGGCGTGA
- a CDS encoding Stp1/IreP family PP2C-type Ser/Thr phosphatase, which produces MAGAARHETASLTDVGSVRAHNEDWCGEFTRGDGAHLLVLADGMGGHAGGATASHLVVETVGAEFARSEAPPPQLLEDALRAANEAVQRAADADPSLRGMGATSVALLLAANGGAFVAHVGDSRAYRLRAGRLEALTEDHSVVAELVRRGLLDPADAAHHPRRNEILRSVGVEPKVLVDVRAVDTVPGDRLLLCSDGLCGCVDDDAIAPALAAGSPAQAARALVALANANGGPDNVTVQVVAIAGAERAASRADASTDEIEVPPLPRTTAAPRVDPRVRSIAAATTVVTVLLVLATAWLLWQG; this is translated from the coding sequence GTGGCGGGCGCCGCGCGACACGAGACGGCTTCGCTCACCGACGTCGGGAGCGTGCGCGCGCACAACGAGGACTGGTGCGGCGAGTTCACGCGCGGCGACGGCGCGCATCTGCTCGTGCTCGCCGACGGCATGGGCGGCCACGCGGGCGGCGCGACGGCGAGCCACCTCGTCGTCGAGACCGTCGGCGCCGAGTTCGCGCGCTCCGAGGCGCCGCCGCCGCAGCTGCTCGAGGACGCGCTCCGCGCGGCGAACGAGGCCGTGCAGCGCGCCGCCGACGCCGATCCTTCGCTGCGCGGCATGGGCGCGACGAGCGTCGCCCTGCTGCTCGCCGCGAACGGCGGCGCCTTCGTCGCGCACGTCGGCGACAGCCGCGCCTATCGACTGCGCGCGGGCCGCCTCGAGGCGCTGACCGAGGACCACTCCGTCGTCGCCGAGCTCGTGCGCCGCGGCCTGCTCGACCCCGCCGACGCCGCGCACCACCCGCGCCGCAACGAGATCCTGCGCTCGGTCGGCGTCGAGCCGAAGGTGCTCGTCGACGTGCGCGCCGTCGACACAGTGCCGGGCGACCGGCTGCTCCTGTGCAGCGACGGGCTCTGCGGCTGCGTCGACGACGACGCGATCGCGCCCGCGCTCGCGGCCGGCTCGCCCGCGCAGGCGGCGCGCGCGCTCGTCGCGCTCGCGAACGCGAACGGCGGCCCGGACAACGTCACCGTGCAGGTCGTCGCGATCGCCGGCGCCGAGCGCGCCGCGAGCCGCGCCGACGCGAGCACGGACGAGATCGAGGTGCCGCCGTTGCCGCGCACCACCGCCGCGCCGCGCGTCGACCCGCGCGTGCGCAGCATCGCCGCCGCGACGACGGTCGTCACGGTGCTGCTCGTGCTCGCGACGGCCTGGCTCCTCTGGCAGGGATGA
- a CDS encoding FHA domain-containing protein — protein sequence MGLRDWIDRLKGEPRPQRGRRGARTRPRERSDPTVQMRAVDLPAPASPPPAAPPSAPVAPPPIAPPAVAPAARPAAPAPAMPPAPRPPAAGGNTSAAETEYHRIPTLGGSVCGVLVGIEGEEEGELYALRDGRNKLGRGEQCDVVFRSQSLKFSREHAEIVHDHGLFVIASLAEQNPTFVNGEPVDGSELKDGDAVRLGRSTFRFRTIEGS from the coding sequence GTGGGACTTCGCGACTGGATCGATCGCCTGAAGGGCGAGCCCCGCCCGCAGCGCGGGCGGCGCGGCGCGCGCACGCGCCCGCGCGAGCGCAGCGATCCGACGGTCCAGATGCGCGCGGTCGACCTGCCCGCTCCCGCCTCCCCCCCGCCCGCAGCCCCTCCTTCCGCACCCGTCGCGCCTCCGCCGATCGCACCGCCCGCCGTCGCTCCCGCCGCGCGCCCGGCGGCGCCGGCCCCCGCTATGCCGCCCGCACCGCGCCCGCCCGCCGCGGGTGGCAACACGAGCGCGGCCGAGACCGAGTACCACCGCATCCCGACGCTCGGCGGCAGCGTGTGCGGCGTGCTCGTCGGCATCGAGGGCGAAGAGGAGGGCGAGCTCTACGCGCTGCGCGACGGGCGCAACAAGCTCGGACGCGGCGAGCAGTGCGACGTCGTGTTCCGCAGCCAGAGCCTCAAGTTCTCGCGCGAGCACGCGGAGATCGTGCACGACCACGGCCTCTTCGTGATCGCCTCGCTCGCCGAGCAGAACCCGACGTTCGTGAACGGCGAGCCGGTCGACGGGAGCGAGCTGAAGGACGGCGACGCGGTGCGCCTCGGACGCTCGACGTTCCGCTTCCGCACCATCGAAGGGTCATGA
- a CDS encoding transglycosylase SLT domain-containing protein codes for MSMRLVELRDGKRRGATTLRGEMRIGRDAACDLACDYARVSRIHAVLRPRDDGRYTVYDAGSSNGTKLNGTPLGAEPVLLHEGDRLELADEVVFVLEAAPSGASPRAIAVGAGAALAVALLAALVALLVGRTGDDPVLDAARALAREAVAASEAGDAEAVKTKLRHAAGLLFKEGYLDDVPRHDALRVGIERIADGMDGAPPLFALFERALAEDAGTRTPAARGDDPQARATSTSTSASAAAPRPSAARGAPASARCALDRVDAPGLDGCIDEWVRVVLGELRQDPDGYPSRLPSQIARRMSVEYGVLERALERGRPIVPMLRRELEAARMPALLHYLALIESSYVTTAGSHAGAVGLWQFMPATARHYGLRVDAQIDERLDPGKSTRAAAHYLQDLAFEFSGSALLLALAGYNYGENGVQRALKKLDDPFSERSYWTLVDRSLIPEETRLYVTRFLTAAVAGEGGLPRAETLEAAGYRPVRR; via the coding sequence ATGTCGATGCGCCTCGTCGAGCTTCGCGACGGCAAGCGACGCGGCGCGACGACGCTGCGCGGCGAGATGCGCATCGGGCGCGACGCGGCCTGCGACCTCGCCTGCGACTACGCGCGCGTGTCGCGCATCCACGCCGTGCTCCGCCCGCGCGACGACGGCCGCTACACGGTCTACGACGCGGGCAGCAGCAACGGCACGAAGCTCAACGGCACGCCGCTCGGCGCGGAGCCCGTGCTGCTGCACGAGGGCGACCGCCTCGAGCTCGCGGACGAGGTGGTGTTCGTGCTCGAGGCCGCGCCGTCGGGCGCGTCGCCGCGCGCGATCGCCGTCGGCGCGGGCGCGGCGCTCGCCGTCGCGCTGCTCGCCGCGCTCGTGGCGCTGCTCGTCGGGCGCACCGGCGACGACCCGGTGCTCGACGCGGCGCGCGCGCTCGCGCGCGAGGCCGTCGCGGCCTCGGAGGCCGGCGACGCCGAGGCCGTGAAGACGAAGCTCCGCCACGCAGCGGGGCTGCTCTTCAAGGAGGGCTACCTCGACGACGTCCCGCGCCACGACGCGCTGCGCGTCGGCATCGAGCGCATCGCCGACGGCATGGACGGCGCGCCGCCGCTGTTCGCGCTGTTCGAGCGCGCGCTCGCGGAGGACGCGGGAACGCGCACGCCCGCGGCGCGCGGCGACGACCCGCAGGCCCGGGCGACGTCGACGTCGACGTCGGCGTCGGCCGCCGCGCCTCGCCCCTCCGCGGCGCGCGGCGCGCCGGCCTCCGCGCGCTGCGCGCTCGACCGCGTCGATGCGCCCGGCCTCGACGGCTGCATCGACGAGTGGGTCCGCGTCGTGCTCGGCGAGCTCCGCCAGGACCCGGACGGCTACCCGAGCCGCCTCCCGTCGCAGATCGCGCGTCGCATGAGCGTCGAGTACGGCGTGCTCGAGCGCGCGCTCGAGCGCGGGCGGCCCATCGTTCCCATGCTGCGCCGCGAGCTCGAGGCCGCGCGCATGCCCGCCCTGCTCCACTACCTCGCGCTGATCGAGAGCAGCTACGTGACGACGGCCGGCAGCCACGCGGGCGCCGTCGGGCTGTGGCAGTTCATGCCCGCGACGGCGCGGCACTACGGCCTTCGCGTCGACGCGCAGATCGACGAGCGGCTCGACCCCGGGAAGTCGACGCGCGCCGCGGCGCACTACCTGCAGGACCTCGCCTTCGAGTTCAGCGGCAGCGCCCTGCTGCTCGCGCTCGCCGGCTACAACTACGGCGAGAACGGCGTGCAGCGCGCGCTCAAGAAGCTCGACGACCCGTTCAGCGAGCGCTCGTACTGGACGCTCGTCGATCGCTCGCTGATTCCCGAGGAGACCCGCCTCTACGTGACGCGCTTCCTGACCGCCGCGGTCGCGGGCGAGGGCGGCCTTCCGCGCGCCGAGACGCTCGAAGCTGCCGGCTACCGTCCGGTGCGCCGCTGA
- a CDS encoding serine/threonine-protein kinase has translation MDPRSLSRIGRYDVVRYVDEGAFAWVFEVRDLDPVFAGRRLALKMLKPEAARGDEFQRFKNEAAWLARIEHPNVVAIYDFGQDDETGNYYYAMSFVDGPTLKMRLKERGPLGVDEALRLFDGLLDGLEALHANQIVHRDIKPANVLLDSRGIARLGDLGIAREQTASSQTRTGVAVGTALYMSPEQARGRPVDARSDLFSLALTLYEALTGNVVYDHVESIDSTSGMEVLMYIGSLVMNRSEFDVRFPKEAGVPRAVQDVLRRALRIAPDDRYASAAEMRAALREAAAPAPVAQPRHAGPPPWAIAAALVLLLALAGGAYALFRSRELASLREAAAEARETTRAHRERALAAVRAAADLGPDAAIGAAALGPVVERAELLVSKATDDLMRGEQTLEAGAAEGDAQKLSFAQQRFADARAALDDACEIVADEALAAQTEASLARAREAGARLVEAGAPEVAGDAWTALSDDIAKLGQAPTAAGCALADARAARAARGASALATAAELERGLPAAWERAANEAHASARAADEAADGPGLDDATYLRAYRTAKLGLVRGERAQRAGDFRAARGLFATASADFENAAAIAAAARPKLRAERAIEALRERGGDAGRAPFLLAEGNEAMGAEDWPRAAGLFAQAADELERALGAEAGGAGGREGATAP, from the coding sequence ATGGACCCCCGATCCCTCTCGCGCATCGGCCGCTACGACGTCGTCCGCTACGTCGACGAAGGCGCGTTCGCGTGGGTCTTCGAGGTGCGCGACCTCGACCCCGTGTTCGCAGGCCGCCGCCTCGCGCTCAAGATGCTGAAGCCCGAGGCCGCGCGCGGCGACGAGTTCCAGCGGTTCAAGAACGAGGCCGCCTGGCTCGCGCGCATCGAGCACCCGAACGTCGTCGCGATCTACGACTTCGGGCAGGACGACGAGACGGGCAACTACTACTACGCGATGAGCTTCGTCGACGGGCCGACGCTCAAGATGCGGCTCAAGGAGCGCGGGCCGCTCGGCGTCGACGAGGCGCTGCGGCTCTTCGACGGGCTGCTCGACGGCCTCGAGGCGCTGCACGCCAACCAGATCGTGCACCGCGACATCAAGCCCGCGAACGTGCTGCTCGACAGCCGCGGCATCGCGCGCCTCGGCGACCTCGGCATCGCGCGCGAGCAGACGGCGAGCAGCCAGACGCGCACGGGCGTCGCCGTCGGCACGGCGCTCTACATGTCGCCCGAGCAGGCGCGCGGCCGCCCCGTCGACGCGCGCAGCGACCTGTTCTCGCTCGCGCTCACGCTCTACGAGGCGCTCACCGGCAACGTCGTGTACGACCACGTCGAGTCGATCGACTCGACGAGCGGCATGGAGGTGCTGATGTACATCGGCAGCCTCGTCATGAACCGCTCCGAGTTCGACGTCCGCTTCCCGAAGGAGGCGGGCGTGCCGCGCGCCGTCCAGGACGTGCTGCGGCGCGCGCTGCGCATCGCGCCCGACGATCGCTATGCGAGCGCCGCCGAGATGCGCGCCGCGCTGCGCGAGGCCGCGGCGCCCGCACCCGTCGCGCAGCCGCGCCACGCGGGGCCGCCGCCGTGGGCGATCGCGGCGGCACTGGTCCTGCTGCTCGCGCTCGCCGGCGGCGCCTATGCGCTCTTCCGCTCGCGCGAGCTCGCATCGCTGCGCGAGGCGGCGGCGGAGGCGCGCGAGACGACCCGCGCGCACCGCGAGCGCGCGCTCGCCGCCGTGCGCGCCGCGGCCGACCTCGGCCCCGACGCGGCGATCGGCGCCGCGGCGCTCGGGCCCGTCGTCGAGCGCGCCGAGCTCCTCGTCTCGAAGGCGACCGACGACCTCATGCGCGGCGAGCAGACGCTCGAAGCCGGCGCCGCCGAGGGCGACGCGCAGAAGCTCTCGTTCGCGCAGCAGCGCTTCGCGGACGCGCGGGCCGCGCTCGACGACGCGTGCGAGATCGTCGCCGACGAAGCGCTCGCCGCGCAGACCGAGGCGTCGCTCGCGCGCGCGCGCGAGGCGGGCGCGCGGCTCGTCGAGGCCGGCGCGCCCGAGGTCGCGGGCGACGCGTGGACGGCGCTGAGCGACGACATCGCGAAGCTCGGTCAGGCGCCGACGGCCGCCGGCTGCGCGCTCGCCGACGCGCGCGCCGCCCGCGCCGCGCGCGGAGCGAGCGCACTCGCCACCGCCGCGGAGCTCGAGCGCGGACTCCCCGCGGCGTGGGAGCGCGCCGCGAACGAAGCCCACGCGAGCGCGCGCGCCGCGGACGAGGCCGCCGACGGGCCGGGCCTCGACGACGCCACCTACCTGCGCGCCTACCGCACCGCGAAGCTCGGCCTCGTGCGCGGCGAACGCGCGCAGCGCGCGGGCGACTTCCGCGCGGCGCGCGGCCTCTTCGCGACCGCGAGCGCCGACTTCGAGAACGCCGCCGCGATCGCCGCCGCCGCGCGGCCGAAGCTGCGCGCCGAACGCGCCATCGAGGCGCTGCGCGAGCGCGGCGGCGACGCGGGGCGCGCGCCGTTCCTGCTCGCCGAGGGCAACGAGGCGATGGGCGCCGAGGACTGGCCGCGCGCCGCCGGGCTCTTCGCGCAGGCGGCCGACGAGCTCGAGCGCGCGCTCGGCGCGGAGGCGGGCGGCGCCGGCGGTCGCGAGGGCGCCACCGCGCCCTGA
- a CDS encoding DotU family type IV/VI secretion system protein, translating to MAAPLGRIACDFVSAVVLFASAPEATRPAPSALRAQLTALLEQLASRASAEGLDAAQVEAARFALVAFADELVLLTAWAGHDAWAQEPLQQQLFRTQRAGNEFYERLALLRPDESDAREVFALCLAFGFQGQWAGHDAQRQEILRHQLEQLRVAGRAVDASAVTPLAPAAYEVEVDLRPARGGAVARIGAGWAAAAVGLFALLWGVLRWVASGVALPAGG from the coding sequence GTGGCCGCGCCCCTCGGCCGCATCGCGTGCGACTTCGTCTCGGCCGTCGTGCTGTTCGCGTCGGCGCCGGAGGCGACGCGCCCCGCGCCGTCCGCGCTGCGCGCGCAGCTCACCGCGCTGCTCGAGCAGCTCGCGAGCCGCGCGTCCGCCGAGGGCCTCGACGCCGCGCAGGTCGAGGCCGCGCGCTTCGCGCTCGTCGCGTTCGCGGACGAGTTGGTGCTGCTGACGGCGTGGGCCGGGCACGACGCGTGGGCGCAGGAGCCGCTGCAGCAGCAGCTCTTCCGCACCCAGCGCGCCGGCAACGAGTTCTACGAGCGACTCGCCCTGCTGCGCCCCGACGAGAGCGACGCACGCGAGGTCTTCGCGCTCTGCCTCGCGTTCGGCTTCCAGGGCCAGTGGGCGGGCCACGACGCGCAGCGCCAGGAGATCCTCCGCCACCAGCTCGAGCAGCTGCGCGTCGCCGGGCGCGCCGTCGACGCGAGCGCGGTGACGCCGCTCGCGCCCGCGGCCTACGAGGTCGAGGTCGACCTGCGCCCGGCGCGCGGCGGCGCCGTCGCGCGCATCGGTGCGGGCTGGGCGGCCGCGGCGGTCGGGCTCTTCGCACTGCTCTGGGGCGTGCTGCGCTGGGTCGCGAGCGGCGTCGCGCTGCCGGCGGGCGGCTGA